The Maylandia zebra isolate NMK-2024a linkage group LG7, Mzebra_GT3a, whole genome shotgun sequence genome contains a region encoding:
- the rlig1 gene encoding RNA ligase 1 isoform X2, translated as MRRLGSVQQKIPCVFLTDVMEEQSRKRDCQQFQVVATENVNPVALQANIHSALATEKLDGTCCYVTVYKGQPYLWARLDRRPNKQTEKRFKKYQHSHKSCKGFTWNIEEDFKPVPETWIPAHGVKHHSGRPVPDEHGHIPGWVPVERDNKQYCWHSSVVDYNVGLALVLRPRRDNEDMLEITSVPLAELQEQTLELIGTNVNGNPYGLGSKKQPVHCLVTHGSVPIRNPPPVDFQQLCSWFHENPDGRVEGIVWHCSDGTLIKVHRHHLGLKWPEANTCLDVV; from the exons ATGAGACGCCTGGGTTCCGTACAGCAGAAGATACCGTGTGTGTTTCTGACAGACGTGATGGAAGAACAGTCCAGAAAACGCGACTGTCAG CAATTTCAGGTTGTTGCCACAGAAAATGTGAACCCTGTTGCTCTGCAGGCTAACATACATAGTGCGCTTGCCACTGAAAAACTTGATGGCACCTGTTGCTATGTTACAGTTTATAAAG GGCAGCCTTACCTGTGGGCTCGACTTGACAGaagaccaaacaaacaaacagagaagaGGTTTAAAAAGTACCAACATTCTCACAAAAGTTGTAAAG GTTTCACGTGGAACATAGAGGAAGATTTTAAACCGGTGCCAGAAACATGGATCCCAGCTCATGGAGTCAAACATCACAGCGGCCGTCCAGTGCCCGATGAACATGGACATATTCCAG GCTGGGTTCCAGTGGAGAGAGACAACAAGCAGTACTGCTGGCACTCCTCTGTGGTGGATTACAACGTTGGGCTTGCTCTTGTTCTCAGGCCTCGACGTGACAACGAAGACATGTTAGAAATCACATCAGTCCCATTAGCTGAGCTCCAGGAACAAACACTGGAGCTTATTGGAACCAATGTCAATGGAAACCCCTATG GGCTGGGCAGCAAAAAACAGCCTGTCCACTGCCTGGTTACACATGGGAGTGTCCCAATCAGAAACCCACCACCTGTGGACTTCCAGCAGCTGTGCTCCTGGTTTCATGAGAATCCAGACGGTCGAGTTGAGGGCATAGTCTGGCACTGCAGTGACGGCACTCTCATCAAG gTCCATCGTCATCACCTGGGACTGAAGTGGCCAGAAGCGAACACTTGCCTTG ATGTTGTTTGA
- the lyve1b gene encoding lymphatic vessel endothelial hyaluronic receptor 1b isoform X2, whose translation MATEYQISKAITHGLETCKYGWIAEQIAVIPRISPKQNCGQGNIGVVSWKTSADKEFGVFCFNASALTDLETTASPQSPTSPTPLTTQTTHLVTSTTKSMSSTKKSITGKSQPTLQPTPSTSASDVLVKTSQSARISSSATPSFKTFSTHIPVSLPPITTLNPPGTTFTFSASTHAFNFPASSESVLPQTESPTKPSLGALHVTVIVLGIILLLLTAASAMWYFQVNVFRCLSHWQQMDNIETEMWNFTDNDMNQLGQYGPQGDDDDDDEEESDHKYSSDITLCVKSDIKANSSE comes from the exons ATGGCGACGGAATATCAGATATCAAAAGCAATCACACATGGACTGGAAACGTGCAA ATATGGCTGGATAGCTGAACAGATTGCCGTCATCCCACGAATTTCCCCTAAACAAAACTGTGGCCAAGGCAATATCGGGGTAGTGTCATGGAAGACATCAGCAGATAAAGAGTTTGGCGTCTTCTGCTTCAATGCATCCG CATTAACAGATTTGGAGACAACAGCCAGCCCACAATCCCCCACATCTCCAACTCCACTGACAACTCAAACCACACATTTGGTCACATCAACAACAAAGTCCATGTCCTCAACAAAAAAGTCAATAACAGGAAAATCTCAGCCGACACTTCAGCCCACACCCTCAACTTCAGCTTCTGATGTGCTTGTCAAGACATCGCAGTCAGCAAGGATTTCTTCCTCTGCCACCCCTTCTTTTAAAACGTTCTCAACCCATATTCCTGTTTCCTTGCCTCCGATTACCACTCTGAACCCCCCTGGTACCACTTTTACCTTTTCTGCTTCCACTCATGCCTTCAATTTCCCAGCTTCCTCTGAGTCGGTGCTGCCACAGACTGAGAGCCCCACAAAACCATCTCTAGGAG cTTTACATGTAACAGTTATTGTTCTTGGCATCATTCTTCTGCTCCTGACTGCAGCAAGCGCTATGTGGTACTTTCAAGT GAATGTTTTCAGGTGCTTGTCTCACTGGCAGCAGATGGATAACATCGAGACAGAGATGTGGAATTTTACTGATAATGATATGAACCAACTCGGCCAGTATGGACCGCaaggagatgatgatgatgacgatgaagaAGAATCAGACCACAAGTACTCCAGTGATATCACTCTGTGTGTGAAATCAGACATCAAAGCAAACTCTTCAGAGTAA
- the rlig1 gene encoding RNA ligase 1 isoform X1: protein MRRLGSVQQKIPCVFLTDVMEEQSRKRDCQQFQVVATENVNPVALQANIHSALATEKLDGTCCYVTVYKGQPYLWARLDRRPNKQTEKRFKKYQHSHKSCKGFTWNIEEDFKPVPETWIPAHGVKHHSGRPVPDEHGHIPGWVPVERDNKQYCWHSSVVDYNVGLALVLRPRRDNEDMLEITSVPLAELQEQTLELIGTNVNGNPYGLGSKKQPVHCLVTHGSVPIRNPPPVDFQQLCSWFHENPDGRVEGIVWHCSDGTLIKVHRHHLGLKWPEANTCLGNKPTAIRVDAYGSTELFTSFVALNGHCFSRLQDIHFEL, encoded by the exons ATGAGACGCCTGGGTTCCGTACAGCAGAAGATACCGTGTGTGTTTCTGACAGACGTGATGGAAGAACAGTCCAGAAAACGCGACTGTCAG CAATTTCAGGTTGTTGCCACAGAAAATGTGAACCCTGTTGCTCTGCAGGCTAACATACATAGTGCGCTTGCCACTGAAAAACTTGATGGCACCTGTTGCTATGTTACAGTTTATAAAG GGCAGCCTTACCTGTGGGCTCGACTTGACAGaagaccaaacaaacaaacagagaagaGGTTTAAAAAGTACCAACATTCTCACAAAAGTTGTAAAG GTTTCACGTGGAACATAGAGGAAGATTTTAAACCGGTGCCAGAAACATGGATCCCAGCTCATGGAGTCAAACATCACAGCGGCCGTCCAGTGCCCGATGAACATGGACATATTCCAG GCTGGGTTCCAGTGGAGAGAGACAACAAGCAGTACTGCTGGCACTCCTCTGTGGTGGATTACAACGTTGGGCTTGCTCTTGTTCTCAGGCCTCGACGTGACAACGAAGACATGTTAGAAATCACATCAGTCCCATTAGCTGAGCTCCAGGAACAAACACTGGAGCTTATTGGAACCAATGTCAATGGAAACCCCTATG GGCTGGGCAGCAAAAAACAGCCTGTCCACTGCCTGGTTACACATGGGAGTGTCCCAATCAGAAACCCACCACCTGTGGACTTCCAGCAGCTGTGCTCCTGGTTTCATGAGAATCCAGACGGTCGAGTTGAGGGCATAGTCTGGCACTGCAGTGACGGCACTCTCATCAAG gTCCATCGTCATCACCTGGGACTGAAGTGGCCAGAAGCGAACACTTGCCTTGGTAACAAGCCGACGGCCATCCGTGTTGACGCTTATGGCAGCACGGAGTTGTTTACATCGTTTGTAGCACTAAATGGACACTGCTTCAGCCGGCTTCAGGACATTCACTTTGAGCTATAA
- the lyve1b gene encoding lymphatic vessel endothelial hyaluronic receptor 1b isoform X1, whose protein sequence is MARLCCLPSVLPVMFALFLQTCESTLNRVISESYRATGVFLLIEGGTYYTLNFTAARDACLSLNVTMATEYQISKAITHGLETCKYGWIAEQIAVIPRISPKQNCGQGNIGVVSWKTSADKEFGVFCFNASALTDLETTASPQSPTSPTPLTTQTTHLVTSTTKSMSSTKKSITGKSQPTLQPTPSTSASDVLVKTSQSARISSSATPSFKTFSTHIPVSLPPITTLNPPGTTFTFSASTHAFNFPASSESVLPQTESPTKPSLGALHVTVIVLGIILLLLTAASAMWYFQVNVFRCLSHWQQMDNIETEMWNFTDNDMNQLGQYGPQGDDDDDDEEESDHKYSSDITLCVKSDIKANSSE, encoded by the exons ATGGCAAGACTTTGTTGTTTGCCATCAGTATTACCTGTGATGTTTGCCCTGTTTTTACAAACCTGCGAATCCACTTTAAATAGAG TAATTTCTGAGAGTTACAGAGCCACTGGAGTCTTCCTGCTTATTGAAGGAGGAACCTACTACACCTTGAACTTCACAGCTGCCAGAGATGCCTGTCTTTCACTAAATGTCACCATGGCGACGGAATATCAGATATCAAAAGCAATCACACATGGACTGGAAACGTGCAA ATATGGCTGGATAGCTGAACAGATTGCCGTCATCCCACGAATTTCCCCTAAACAAAACTGTGGCCAAGGCAATATCGGGGTAGTGTCATGGAAGACATCAGCAGATAAAGAGTTTGGCGTCTTCTGCTTCAATGCATCCG CATTAACAGATTTGGAGACAACAGCCAGCCCACAATCCCCCACATCTCCAACTCCACTGACAACTCAAACCACACATTTGGTCACATCAACAACAAAGTCCATGTCCTCAACAAAAAAGTCAATAACAGGAAAATCTCAGCCGACACTTCAGCCCACACCCTCAACTTCAGCTTCTGATGTGCTTGTCAAGACATCGCAGTCAGCAAGGATTTCTTCCTCTGCCACCCCTTCTTTTAAAACGTTCTCAACCCATATTCCTGTTTCCTTGCCTCCGATTACCACTCTGAACCCCCCTGGTACCACTTTTACCTTTTCTGCTTCCACTCATGCCTTCAATTTCCCAGCTTCCTCTGAGTCGGTGCTGCCACAGACTGAGAGCCCCACAAAACCATCTCTAGGAG cTTTACATGTAACAGTTATTGTTCTTGGCATCATTCTTCTGCTCCTGACTGCAGCAAGCGCTATGTGGTACTTTCAAGT GAATGTTTTCAGGTGCTTGTCTCACTGGCAGCAGATGGATAACATCGAGACAGAGATGTGGAATTTTACTGATAATGATATGAACCAACTCGGCCAGTATGGACCGCaaggagatgatgatgatgacgatgaagaAGAATCAGACCACAAGTACTCCAGTGATATCACTCTGTGTGTGAAATCAGACATCAAAGCAAACTCTTCAGAGTAA